The following coding sequences lie in one Mycoplasma crocodyli MP145 genomic window:
- a CDS encoding bifunctional 5,10-methylenetetrahydrofolate dehydrogenase/5,10-methenyltetrahydrofolate cyclohydrolase: MQILSGVELSKRELEKLKKEVQDLGLSRKIRLAIIQVGNNEASNKYVQKKLEKSEYLGIEAKLYKFDEKISQDRLLKKLDAINDYSDGVLVQLPLPNHIPEQVILDAIPFHKDVDGLSTRNEFNLYNAAGKHFVPATARAVLELMEHYNIDVKDKRVSVIGRSHLVGKPVAHIIKRMGAQVSTYDEHTGIKGIENSDILVVAAGVAKLIKSKNVKEGAIIIDVGTNLDAQLSEKLCGDVDFEEVKDKVSAITPVPGGVGPLTVVCLLKNLIDVFKPENE, translated from the coding sequence ATGCAAATATTAAGTGGTGTAGAATTGTCGAAAAGAGAACTTGAAAAATTAAAAAAAGAAGTTCAAGATTTAGGTTTATCAAGAAAAATAAGACTTGCAATAATTCAAGTTGGAAATAACGAGGCTTCAAATAAATACGTTCAAAAGAAACTAGAAAAAAGTGAATATTTAGGCATTGAAGCAAAACTTTATAAATTTGATGAAAAAATAAGTCAGGACAGATTACTTAAAAAACTTGACGCAATTAATGATTATTCAGATGGTGTATTAGTTCAACTTCCATTACCAAACCATATCCCAGAACAAGTTATTCTTGATGCCATCCCATTTCATAAAGATGTGGATGGATTAAGTACAAGAAACGAATTTAATTTATATAATGCAGCTGGAAAACATTTTGTTCCTGCAACAGCAAGAGCTGTTTTAGAATTAATGGAACATTACAACATTGATGTTAAAGATAAAAGAGTTTCTGTTATTGGTAGAAGTCATTTGGTGGGTAAACCTGTTGCTCACATTATAAAAAGAATGGGTGCACAAGTTTCTACATATGATGAACATACAGGAATTAAAGGAATTGAAAATTCGGACATTTTAGTAGTAGCTGCAGGTGTAGCAAAATTAATAAAATCAAAAAACGTTAAAGAAGGTGCAATAATTATTGATGTAGGTACTAACCTTGACGCCCAACTTAGCGAGAAACTATGCGGTGACGTAGATTTCGAAGAAGTTAAGGATAAAGTAAGTGCTATTACTCCGGTACCTGGGGGAGTAGGACCTCTTACTGTTGTATGTCTTTTAAAAAACTTAATTGATGTATTTAAACCAGAAAACGAATAA
- a CDS encoding valine--tRNA ligase, whose translation MNKAYNHKLIEEGIEQEWRITEKVFSTHDTSKKPFSILLPPPNVTGKLHLGHAFDTLIPDTIIRYKKLKGFDTFWISGMDHAGIATQSKIEEHLWNTKKLTKHDIGREEFLKLTWQWKEDYANLFREQWSRLGLALDYERERFTMDNDASEAVVKVFVDLYNKGYIYKDVKAVNWDTKLLTAVSNIEIVNKETEQTMYYIKYFLENSNDYLTIATVRTETLLSDVAIVFNPKDKRYSKFLGQFVIHPLTNKKIPIISDEYVDPKFGSGLMKLSAHAEDDIDIIKKHANLEVIETINKNGFIECKDSIFNGLERFKARKEIADYLRNNNFILKEEKTISKVGYSERSNTPIEILVLPQWFVKMETFAKDILQHLRTKDKVKFYPPRFIKILKNWMSNIHDWTISRQIWWGHRIPVWYKGDQIKVQTTSPGLDWKQDEDVLDTWFSSGLSPFVFLGWPQKNEMIKRYYPTSLLVTGSDLIFFWIARMYMFGLDVMKQKPFENVLIHGLIRDEQGRKMSKSLNNGIDPIDVIDEYGADALKWFLITNTTPGFDIKYSPDKIKSAWGLCNKLWNISRFINELPNDNNNKITDADKWINNKLSLLIKSINKSMKNYEFTLVGSQISKFIYNDLSGWYVEFLKVNPSKKQALLILKNTLIVVNPFLSFVTYKIFKDIFNDKLYNHTYPKVSTYKNTDYIDKVIDITSALRKYREENNISKKELIYWDKDFDLDDKAISTINKLSYSEIQKNTDALITFDFGKIFIKIDESQKQENKKRLLNLIEKLTFEVDRSKKILSNENFVKKAPAEKLQEEKSKLEKYENELNGYKEELKCKY comes from the coding sequence ATGAACAAAGCATATAACCATAAACTTATTGAAGAAGGCATTGAACAAGAATGAAGAATAACTGAAAAAGTATTTAGTACACATGACACATCTAAAAAACCTTTTTCAATTTTATTACCCCCTCCTAACGTTACTGGAAAACTCCATTTAGGTCATGCTTTTGACACATTAATTCCTGATACTATAATACGTTATAAAAAATTAAAAGGATTTGATACTTTTTGAATATCAGGAATGGATCATGCAGGAATTGCTACACAATCTAAAATTGAAGAACATTTGTGAAACACTAAAAAATTAACAAAGCATGATATCGGAAGAGAAGAATTTCTAAAATTAACGTGACAATGAAAAGAAGATTATGCAAATCTATTTAGAGAACAATGATCTAGATTAGGATTAGCACTTGATTATGAGCGTGAAAGATTTACAATGGATAACGATGCAAGTGAAGCTGTTGTAAAAGTGTTTGTTGATTTATATAATAAAGGCTACATATACAAAGACGTTAAAGCTGTAAATTGGGATACAAAATTGTTGACTGCAGTTTCGAATATTGAAATTGTTAATAAAGAAACTGAACAAACAATGTATTACATTAAATATTTTTTAGAAAACTCAAATGATTATCTTACAATTGCAACCGTTAGAACAGAAACGTTATTAAGTGATGTGGCTATAGTTTTTAATCCCAAAGATAAAAGATATTCTAAATTTTTAGGACAATTTGTAATTCACCCTCTAACCAATAAAAAAATTCCAATAATATCTGATGAATATGTTGATCCTAAATTTGGAAGTGGTTTAATGAAGTTATCGGCTCACGCTGAAGATGATATTGATATTATTAAAAAACATGCAAACCTTGAAGTTATTGAAACAATTAATAAAAATGGATTTATAGAATGTAAAGATAGTATTTTTAATGGTCTAGAAAGATTTAAAGCAAGAAAAGAAATTGCCGATTACTTAAGAAATAATAATTTTATTTTGAAAGAAGAAAAAACAATTTCTAAAGTAGGTTATAGCGAAAGAAGTAATACACCTATTGAGATACTGGTTTTACCACAATGATTTGTAAAAATGGAAACATTTGCAAAAGATATTTTGCAACACTTAAGAACAAAAGATAAGGTTAAATTCTACCCACCAAGATTTATAAAAATTTTAAAAAATTGAATGTCGAATATTCATGATTGAACAATTTCTAGACAAATTTGATGAGGACACAGAATACCTGTTTGATATAAAGGTGATCAAATTAAGGTCCAAACAACTAGTCCTGGACTAGATTGAAAACAAGATGAAGATGTTCTTGACACATGATTCTCTAGTGGTTTAAGCCCATTTGTTTTTTTAGGATGACCACAAAAAAACGAAATGATCAAAAGATATTATCCAACAAGCTTATTAGTAACTGGATCCGATTTAATTTTCTTTTGAATTGCAAGAATGTATATGTTTGGTCTTGATGTTATGAAACAAAAACCATTTGAAAATGTATTGATACATGGATTAATAAGAGATGAACAAGGACGTAAAATGTCCAAATCTTTAAACAACGGAATTGATCCAATTGATGTTATTGATGAATACGGTGCTGATGCTCTTAAATGATTCTTAATAACCAATACCACACCGGGTTTTGATATTAAATATTCTCCAGATAAAATTAAATCAGCTTGAGGTTTATGTAATAAATTATGAAATATTAGTCGTTTTATAAATGAACTCCCAAATGATAACAACAACAAAATAACAGATGCAGATAAATGAATAAACAATAAGTTATCACTATTAATTAAAAGTATTAATAAGTCAATGAAAAATTATGAATTTACGCTTGTTGGTAGTCAAATAAGTAAATTTATATACAATGATTTAAGTGGTTGATATGTTGAGTTTTTAAAAGTAAATCCTTCTAAAAAGCAAGCTCTTTTAATTCTTAAAAATACATTAATTGTTGTTAATCCATTTTTATCATTTGTTACATATAAGATATTTAAAGATATATTTAATGATAAACTTTATAACCATACATATCCAAAAGTTTCTACTTATAAAAACACGGACTATATAGATAAAGTTATTGACATTACCAGTGCTTTAAGAAAGTATAGAGAAGAAAATAATATTTCTAAAAAAGAACTAATTTATTGAGATAAAGATTTTGATTTAGATGACAAAGCAATTAGCACGATTAATAAATTGTCATACTCTGAAATTCAAAAAAACACTGATGCTTTAATAACTTTTGACTTTGGTAAGATCTTTATAAAGATTGATGAAAGTCAAAAACAAGAAAATAAAAAAAGGTTATTAAATCTAATTGAAAAATTAACTTTTGAAGTTGATAGATCTAAAAAGATTTTATCAAATGAAAACTTTGTAAAGAAGGCGCCGGCTGAAAAATTACAAGAAGAAAAAAGTAAATTAGAAAAATATGAAAATGAATTAAATGGATATAAGGAGGAACTGAAATGCAAATATTAA